The Streptomyces sp. NBC_01463 DNA window GCTGCCCGCGACGGCGATCGCGCCGGGGCTGCGCCCGCAGGGTCACGCGGCGCCGTCCGCGCCGTCCGCGCCGGCGCCGGTCCCGGGGCCGAACGGCCCTCCGCAGCACAGCACCGGTGGCCGTGGGTCGGGTGACATCTCGGACGAGGCGACCAGCAAGGCGGTCGTGCCGCCGCGTGGTGCGCGCGGTGGCGGTTCGACGACCCCGCCGCCGCCGGGTGCTCCCGGTACGCCGGGTGCCCGGCCGGGTGCGCCGCTGCCGCCGCCGTCGGGTCCGGGTGCGCCCGGTGCTCCGGCGGGCGGCTATGTGCCGACGCAGCTGGTGTCGCAGCTGGGCCCGCCCGGGGCCCCGCAGCCGCCCGGTGCGCCGACGCCTCCGCCCGGTGGCGATGTGCACCATGCGGCGACGATGTTCGCCGACTCGGGCTCGATCGGGCCGGTGGCCCCGCAGCCGCCCGGTCCGCCCGGGGTTCCCGGAGCTCCGCAGCCGCCCGGTCCGCCCGGGGCCCCGGGTGCGCCGCAGCCGCCCCCGCCGCCCGGTTCGACGCCGCCTCCCGGTCCGCCCGGCGGTGGTGTGCACCATGCGGCGACGATGCTCGCGGGTCCCGCTCAGTCCGGCCCCTCGGCTCCGCAGCCGCCCGGGCCGCCGGGTCCGCCCGGTGCGCCGATGGGCGGTCGGCCCGGTCCGGTGCCGCCGCCCGGCCACACCCCGCCGCCCGCGGCGTACGGGTATCCGCAGGCTCCGGCCGGTCAGCCGACCGTCGGTCCCGGGTACCAGGCGGTGCTGCGCTACCGCGCGCCGGACGGCAGTGAGCAGCAGCTGATCCGCCGCTCGGCGCCCGGTACCCCGCACCCCGAGTGGCAGATGCTGCACGAGCTGCGGGCGATGAACGTGCCGCCGCAGCAGGTCATCGAGCTGCACACGGAGCTGGAGTCGTGCGAGCTGCCGGGTGGTTACTGTGCCCGGATGATCCGGGAGACCTGGCCGCAGGTGCGGATCACGAGTGTCGCTCCGTACGGCACCGATCACGCGAGCCGGCAGCAGGGCATGCAGCATCTGCTGACGCATCAGGGCGAGCTGCACCAGGTCGCGGACGGTCCTGCGCGGCCGGCGCCGGTGCGTGCCCCGCTGCCGCAGATGCCGCCGGCGATGGCGGTGCCGCCGGAGGTGCTGGCCGAGGAGATGCTGCAGACCTTCGGGCCGCAGGGCGTGTTGCGCTTCGACCAGCGTGCCGTGTCCCGGCAGGGTGTGCCGGAGATCGTGGCGCGGACGCTGGTGTGGGCGGGTCTGCCCGCCGACTTCGGGCCGTTCTTCTGGGCGCAGCCGGGTCAGCCGGTGGTGCCGACGCTGGCGGAGCTGGCCGCGCAGCGCCAGGTGCAGCCGGCTTCCGACGCGGGGTCGTACCTCGTGATGGGCTCCGACTTCGGCCGGGCGATCTGTGTGCAGTACGGGACGGCGCACATCGTGGCCGTGCCGGTGGAGGCGGGTCCGGGCGGGCAGCCGGTGCCGCCGCAGTTCGTGAACACGGGGCTGCCGGAGTTCACCCGGTCGATGGCGCTGCTGGGCCGGATGTGGCGGCTGCGGTTCGGGCTGAATCCTGAGCAGGCGGGCCGTTGGACGGTCGACTTCCAGGCGCAGTTGGTGGCGCTGGACCCGGCGGCGCTGGCGTCGCCGGAGAGCTGGTGGTCGGTGCTGCTGGAGCAGATGTGGGACGGGCTGATCTGACCTTCCGGTCGGGCGCGGTACTCCGGGGCGTGGCGCTCCTTCCCTGTGGGGGAAGGGGCGCCACGCCTCTTGTGCGGTCTGTGATG harbors:
- a CDS encoding SUKH-4 family immunity protein, translating into MVTFAQAQERADEWVNGDVPAYQHREVRVREFELGFVVWAEDRAEGPVSDGGRQRLVIARDSGEATLWPGLPVGEVIRRYEEEYGAPDGAPSAPEPPQRIDLNQTSFLLSPPEWLQEAADKLGIPDRRAEGAGQTPPPAAPVPPAPPAGYEPTSRAAVPASAPQPPVGATPWAGTDTNAGSDEGEVGLPATVFAPPLSGADDEGEPPRVVAADAPTALMSGGSQLPATAIAPGLRPQGHAAPSAPSAPAPVPGPNGPPQHSTGGRGSGDISDEATSKAVVPPRGARGGGSTTPPPPGAPGTPGARPGAPLPPPSGPGAPGAPAGGYVPTQLVSQLGPPGAPQPPGAPTPPPGGDVHHAATMFADSGSIGPVAPQPPGPPGVPGAPQPPGPPGAPGAPQPPPPPGSTPPPGPPGGGVHHAATMLAGPAQSGPSAPQPPGPPGPPGAPMGGRPGPVPPPGHTPPPAAYGYPQAPAGQPTVGPGYQAVLRYRAPDGSEQQLIRRSAPGTPHPEWQMLHELRAMNVPPQQVIELHTELESCELPGGYCARMIRETWPQVRITSVAPYGTDHASRQQGMQHLLTHQGELHQVADGPARPAPVRAPLPQMPPAMAVPPEVLAEEMLQTFGPQGVLRFDQRAVSRQGVPEIVARTLVWAGLPADFGPFFWAQPGQPVVPTLAELAAQRQVQPASDAGSYLVMGSDFGRAICVQYGTAHIVAVPVEAGPGGQPVPPQFVNTGLPEFTRSMALLGRMWRLRFGLNPEQAGRWTVDFQAQLVALDPAALASPESWWSVLLEQMWDGLI